In Leptospira brenneri, a single genomic region encodes these proteins:
- a CDS encoding helix-turn-helix domain-containing protein: MASPIPSFNEYLNFFLLFSALLGSLYAIGEFFSYHKNRKQILLGIIFLGTSYFLFNFYLISSGKIKWLYPLFLTDLPVVACLGVLLDEYFLTILEGKFRSFRRLSYRIVPLVSLFILIIIWNFLNQKSYFESLNQGQNPFLARPLFLVLPIILIYIWCMLRIFRRISKQIRWSTFRKNYTLRIGFTIVGFCLALSLYGLVTLANGGQMAHQFSGIAIGLFLCFLYVLRQSYPDFFLEVRKIVEEEKKEKISQISKLDRNQVRQKLQDLFETEKIYREEKLSLRELSERMDLSSHQLSEFLNTEIKLSFYQYTNLYRVNEAKEKIEKEPERSLLAIAYDVGFGSKSTFNEAFKKETGTTPREYREKILKKHPVRSIRS, translated from the coding sequence ATGGCTTCTCCTATCCCATCTTTCAACGAATACTTAAATTTTTTCCTTTTATTTTCCGCATTACTTGGGTCCTTGTATGCGATCGGTGAGTTTTTTAGTTATCATAAAAATAGAAAACAAATTCTGCTTGGGATCATTTTCCTGGGAACTAGTTACTTCTTATTCAATTTTTACTTAATTTCTTCAGGGAAAATCAAGTGGTTGTATCCCTTATTCTTAACAGATTTGCCTGTCGTTGCTTGTCTTGGAGTTTTACTTGATGAATACTTCCTTACAATTTTAGAAGGAAAGTTTCGTTCTTTTCGGAGGCTTTCTTACCGCATTGTTCCTCTTGTTTCCCTATTTATTTTGATCATCATTTGGAATTTTTTGAATCAAAAATCATACTTTGAATCTCTGAACCAAGGCCAGAATCCATTTTTAGCTCGGCCACTGTTTCTGGTTTTGCCTATCATTTTGATTTATATTTGGTGTATGTTGCGGATTTTTAGAAGGATTTCAAAGCAGATTCGTTGGAGTACATTTAGAAAAAATTATACATTAAGAATTGGGTTTACCATTGTCGGATTTTGTTTGGCGTTATCACTTTATGGCCTCGTTACACTAGCAAATGGAGGCCAAATGGCTCACCAATTTTCCGGGATCGCCATTGGATTGTTTTTATGTTTTTTATATGTGTTAAGACAAAGTTATCCTGATTTCTTTTTGGAAGTTCGAAAAATTGTAGAAGAGGAAAAGAAAGAAAAAATCTCACAGATTTCTAAATTAGATCGAAATCAAGTTCGTCAAAAACTCCAAGATTTATTCGAAACAGAAAAGATTTACCGAGAAGAAAAACTAAGCCTTCGCGAATTATCAGAAAGAATGGATCTTAGTTCTCACCAACTTTCCGAATTTTTAAATACAGAGATCAAACTTAGTTTTTATCAATATACAAACCTTTACCGGGTGAATGAAGCAAAGGAAAAAATCGAAAAGGAACCGGAAAGATCCCTCCTTGCCATTGCCTATGATGTAGGTTTCGGTTCTAAATCTACCTTTAATGAAGCATTCAAAAAAGAAACTGGAACCACTCCCAGAGAATATAGAGAAAAAATTCTTAAAAAACATCCAGTTCGATCCATCCGGTCGTAG
- a CDS encoding DUF6272 family protein — protein MSFVSFSAPAPTLREKTNFPLSSKDTIDHNATVKSEDKSLLEGSVLYHSHLSISLSAIDMTFYWKRCDVLSNFISQFYFHSYESKHLDKNAISTIINELVENAAKYSDKENSKIFVEIKDLGTSLRVEVKNRVSPWIKAIFENKIQMIQSGNIDQLYFEALESRNHGTGNMGIGLLMLLKDYQLKLAYEFTKMDDSSFDVTIRVHIPAEPGSSDLIFQN, from the coding sequence ATGTCTTTTGTCAGTTTTTCCGCTCCCGCACCAACTCTCAGAGAAAAAACCAATTTCCCTTTGTCTTCTAAAGATACAATCGATCACAATGCTACTGTCAAAAGTGAAGATAAATCACTTCTGGAAGGAAGTGTTTTATACCATAGTCATTTATCGATTTCTCTATCAGCCATTGATATGACTTTCTATTGGAAAAGATGCGATGTATTGTCCAATTTCATTTCTCAGTTTTATTTTCATTCTTATGAATCAAAACACTTAGACAAAAATGCAATTTCTACCATCATCAACGAACTAGTAGAAAATGCGGCCAAGTATTCTGATAAAGAAAATAGTAAAATTTTTGTAGAGATCAAAGACTTAGGAACAAGTTTACGAGTGGAAGTCAAAAACAGAGTGAGCCCATGGATCAAAGCAATTTTTGAAAACAAAATCCAAATGATCCAATCGGGAAACATAGACCAATTGTATTTTGAGGCGTTGGAATCACGAAATCATGGAACAGGCAATATGGGAATTGGATTACTGATGCTTTTAAAGGATTACCAATTAAAACTAGCATACGAATTTACCAAAATGGACGATTCTAGTTTTGATGTGACCATCCGCGTTCATATCCCAGCAGAACCAGGTTCATCTGATCTTATTTTTCAAAATTAA
- the aroA gene encoding 3-phosphoshikimate 1-carboxyvinyltransferase, with product MLKPQIKLSAKKEIYVPGDKSISHRSVLFSALSHGKSEIHGFLEGEDPLHTLNCFASLGLSVESIGKGSYSIQSPGKNNLKSPEKVLDFGNAGTGIRLSAGLLAGLPGFTATLTGDASLCKRPMARIMNPLREMGAEIISVEGNDRAPLRVAGKQLKTYSYTSPIASAQIKSALVLAALSSEISIEYKEAEVSRDHTENMIRFLGGNIEHHSPVHFTVKPPYHFEGAKFVIPGDISSAAFYIVFGLCAGGSEPLLIRNIGLNPSRVGILTVLKNMGGRIEVIAKRQECGEEIGDLLVYPSKLKRTVITEDLIPSIIDEIPILTIAGLFSEGGFQISHAEELRAKESDRILSMVSNLERLGITVNESKDGYEFGEVGKIQPCAIETFMDHRIAMSFAILSKLSGVELTFDDTSWVDTSFPGFFEILKSF from the coding sequence ATGTTGAAGCCCCAAATCAAATTAAGTGCCAAAAAAGAAATTTATGTCCCAGGAGATAAGTCTATATCCCATAGATCAGTACTCTTTAGTGCACTCTCCCATGGAAAATCGGAAATTCATGGATTTTTAGAAGGGGAAGATCCTCTTCATACCTTAAATTGTTTTGCGTCTTTAGGGCTTTCGGTAGAGTCCATCGGCAAAGGAAGTTATTCCATCCAAAGTCCAGGGAAAAACAACTTAAAGTCTCCGGAAAAGGTTTTGGATTTTGGAAATGCTGGGACAGGAATTCGCCTCTCTGCCGGACTTTTGGCTGGTCTTCCTGGGTTCACGGCCACGCTGACTGGGGACGCCTCTCTCTGCAAACGGCCTATGGCAAGGATAATGAATCCACTTCGCGAAATGGGGGCAGAAATTATTTCCGTAGAAGGAAATGATCGGGCACCACTCCGTGTCGCAGGAAAACAATTAAAAACTTATTCTTATACAAGCCCCATTGCTTCGGCCCAAATCAAAAGTGCGCTGGTGCTTGCGGCTCTCTCCTCTGAAATCTCTATCGAATACAAAGAAGCCGAAGTTTCCAGAGATCATACAGAAAATATGATTCGGTTTTTGGGTGGGAATATCGAGCACCATTCACCCGTCCACTTCACAGTCAAACCACCATATCATTTTGAAGGTGCTAAGTTTGTCATTCCTGGAGATATATCAAGTGCTGCTTTTTATATTGTTTTTGGTTTGTGTGCGGGGGGGAGTGAACCACTTCTGATTCGTAACATTGGGCTCAACCCTTCCAGAGTCGGAATTTTAACGGTTCTAAAAAATATGGGCGGACGAATTGAAGTTATCGCCAAACGCCAAGAATGTGGTGAAGAGATTGGTGATTTACTTGTATATCCTTCAAAACTAAAAAGAACTGTCATCACAGAAGATTTAATTCCATCCATCATCGATGAAATTCCCATCCTTACCATTGCTGGTTTATTTTCAGAAGGTGGATTCCAAATTTCCCATGCAGAAGAACTCCGAGCTAAGGAATCTGATCGTATTTTATCCATGGTTTCCAATTTGGAAAGACTTGGGATCACTGTAAACGAATCCAAAGATGGATACGAATTTGGTGAAGTAGGAAAAATCCAACCTTGTGCCATCGAAACTTTTATGGATCATAGAATTGCAATGAGTTTTGCAATTCTGTCCAAACTTTCTGGCGTAGAACTGACGTTTGATGATACAAGTTGGGTAGATACAAGTTTCCCAGGTTTTTTCGAAATCCTAAAATCATTTTAA
- a CDS encoding cyclic nucleotide-binding domain-containing protein has protein sequence MPLDTSKNNQKIPVNPGEVLFIGGKASTSMNILHEGSVRIETTLGDTSIVLYSLEGANLTPGIFALLEGTPYPYTIRAKTSCVISTYVMNQPNAKKTLTSKVSVGVMAVRTLLKEIGELYKRVLSIKGLAAKFEQTMDNLGAVYYILNPSIFSDVSPGALITRDENIIDPVMKLIRNNLAGFQEHGGILPDKPSVTFLEEDHGEFFERNYSESVEWNDAEFHFIRKILSVNPKISQALFEADPSLLQSAAESYVKTYRELFEILNKETFELSEMLNTMFAGENALIEKFNLTLDLFNTGYSTIPSTVLLPVTEWALKKSKSLLEEYKQIFGSPFASVGNSLDKLETKQTELTGKYSHELSAQKNKEELSAQSNGTIHAGIDTKALKTELLNSASQILNYSQVDPEAVKEFSTLMVKLKSFKNPLDPEPDNRKIRRTIAKTYWEVYKKSFSKWLQAGKQAPKAVELMLRYGYFDETLLDEGHIVELVGRLHQGGGNPSAPIHYGTDWLERIYSREAPTSVDELGQTFFEKLKMDLKDSGIKSEKDIPPDYDTGEARLGSEISSMYEPNVRLTSGNIASHFPILTKYHITIPLDKCFVSKEDVEKALQYILSVDYTAFNREVIYRNEEIGIKNEFIQRSIIPDFILVPSIGPKIMMWQDLSIFRGAGSKESRGRICIPHFVTGDLKTFMLEAIAAFRWELCKNILGPDWNNVGIPSITADYTDYVQFYKKSKDLSPELKEKISSEFKRFRTDRDKFAYDYSMWIRYEAEGVQRVNRVVRSIFYRHIPFHKNIREKVSSQPAYSELHNRFKNIRTRQHKEFENKYKKYMDASGNLPKELYENLTFYEV, from the coding sequence ATGCCTCTAGATACCAGTAAAAATAACCAAAAGATCCCAGTCAATCCAGGTGAAGTCCTTTTCATCGGAGGCAAAGCCTCTACTTCTATGAACATCCTACACGAAGGATCGGTTCGTATAGAGACCACTCTCGGTGATACAAGCATTGTTCTCTATAGTTTGGAAGGGGCAAATCTCACACCAGGTATCTTTGCTCTCCTCGAAGGAACTCCTTACCCTTATACCATCAGAGCTAAAACTTCCTGTGTCATCTCCACGTATGTGATGAACCAACCCAATGCAAAAAAAACTCTCACATCCAAAGTTTCCGTAGGAGTGATGGCAGTTAGAACCTTACTCAAAGAAATTGGAGAACTTTATAAACGGGTGCTTTCGATCAAAGGTCTTGCGGCAAAGTTCGAACAGACCATGGACAATTTAGGTGCCGTCTATTATATTTTAAATCCATCTATTTTTTCTGATGTAAGTCCTGGAGCACTCATCACTCGAGATGAAAACATCATTGATCCTGTGATGAAACTCATCAGAAACAATCTTGCAGGGTTCCAAGAACACGGGGGAATTTTACCGGACAAACCAAGTGTTACTTTTTTAGAAGAAGACCACGGCGAATTCTTTGAAAGAAACTATAGCGAATCTGTTGAATGGAACGATGCAGAATTCCACTTCATTAGAAAAATCCTTTCTGTGAATCCAAAAATTTCACAGGCCTTATTTGAAGCAGATCCAAGCCTATTACAAAGTGCCGCAGAAAGTTATGTGAAAACTTATCGTGAGTTATTTGAAATTTTAAACAAAGAAACATTCGAACTATCAGAAATGTTAAATACAATGTTTGCTGGAGAAAATGCTCTCATTGAAAAATTCAATTTAACATTGGATTTATTTAACACAGGGTATTCTACAATTCCTTCCACTGTTCTATTACCAGTTACCGAATGGGCACTTAAAAAATCCAAATCCCTACTCGAAGAATACAAACAAATTTTTGGTTCTCCTTTTGCTTCAGTCGGAAATAGTTTAGACAAATTAGAAACAAAACAAACGGAACTTACTGGTAAATACAGCCACGAACTTTCAGCACAAAAAAACAAAGAGGAACTTTCCGCGCAGAGCAATGGAACCATTCACGCAGGAATCGATACCAAAGCTCTAAAAACGGAACTTTTAAACTCAGCAAGCCAGATTCTAAACTATTCGCAAGTAGATCCAGAAGCAGTAAAAGAATTTTCGACTCTAATGGTAAAACTGAAATCCTTTAAAAACCCATTGGATCCAGAACCAGACAATAGAAAGATCAGAAGAACGATTGCAAAAACCTATTGGGAAGTTTATAAAAAATCTTTCTCAAAATGGCTTCAGGCAGGAAAACAAGCTCCCAAAGCCGTTGAACTTATGTTACGTTACGGGTACTTCGACGAAACTCTTTTGGATGAAGGCCATATCGTAGAACTTGTTGGTAGGTTACACCAAGGTGGTGGAAATCCAAGTGCACCAATCCATTACGGAACTGATTGGTTAGAAAGAATCTATTCACGCGAAGCCCCTACTTCTGTGGATGAACTAGGACAAACCTTTTTCGAAAAACTAAAAATGGATCTAAAAGATTCAGGAATCAAATCAGAAAAAGACATCCCACCAGATTATGATACAGGAGAAGCAAGACTTGGTTCTGAAATTTCTTCTATGTATGAACCAAACGTAAGATTAACTTCAGGAAACATTGCCAGCCATTTCCCGATTCTAACAAAATACCATATCACAATTCCTTTGGACAAATGTTTTGTTTCCAAAGAAGATGTGGAAAAAGCCCTCCAATATATTTTAAGCGTAGATTACACTGCCTTCAATAGAGAAGTCATTTATAGAAATGAAGAGATTGGAATCAAAAACGAATTCATCCAAAGATCCATCATTCCTGACTTTATCTTAGTTCCATCCATCGGGCCTAAGATCATGATGTGGCAGGATCTTTCGATTTTCCGTGGAGCAGGGTCCAAGGAATCAAGAGGCCGTATTTGTATTCCTCACTTCGTAACAGGTGATTTAAAAACCTTTATGTTGGAAGCCATCGCAGCATTTCGTTGGGAACTTTGTAAAAACATACTTGGTCCCGATTGGAATAACGTGGGGATTCCATCCATCACGGCAGATTACACAGATTATGTGCAGTTTTACAAAAAGAGTAAGGACCTTTCTCCAGAACTCAAAGAAAAGATCTCTTCCGAATTCAAACGTTTCCGTACAGACAGGGATAAATTTGCTTATGATTATTCTATGTGGATTCGGTATGAAGCAGAAGGTGTACAAAGAGTCAATCGTGTCGTCCGATCTATCTTTTACAGACATATCCCTTTCCATAAAAACATCAGAGAAAAAGTAAGTTCACAACCAGCTTATTCAGAATTACACAACCGGTTCAAAAACATTCGAACTCGCCAACATAAAGAATTCGAAAACAAATACAAAAAGTATATGGATGCGAGCGGGAACCTACCCAAAGAGCTCTATGAAAATTTAACTTTTTACGAAGTTTAG
- a CDS encoding NAD(P)/FAD-dependent oxidoreductase has product MESSQTYDVAIIGGSFSGLSAALSLVRSLRKIIVIDSERPCNKNTPASHNFFTHDGMTPGEIRSQALSDLKKYPNFQLRISEVTKIEKKDNLYVLKGSGFEDIQTGKIIFATGLKDILPEIPGFSESWGKSVIHCPYCHGYEYVGNKTGLWMNETGVFEHSKFLKHWSKELTIYTNGPIQFSKEEQIQLENEKVQMVTEKVKALLHKEGQIFAIQLDSGKEVPIEALYTKLPMVQHSKLPEELGCNHLPSGHLEVSNLYETSVPGVYAVGDMASMFRSVAHAVHSGNIAGAMLNRSMILS; this is encoded by the coding sequence ATGGAATCTTCTCAAACATACGATGTAGCCATCATCGGTGGTAGTTTTTCTGGACTTTCCGCCGCACTTTCCCTAGTTCGATCTTTAAGAAAGATCATTGTCATTGATTCCGAAAGGCCCTGTAACAAAAACACACCTGCCTCTCATAACTTCTTCACTCATGATGGAATGACTCCAGGTGAAATTCGTTCCCAAGCATTAAGCGATCTAAAAAAGTATCCTAACTTCCAACTTAGAATCAGCGAAGTAACCAAAATTGAAAAGAAAGACAATTTGTATGTTTTAAAAGGGAGTGGATTCGAAGATATCCAAACAGGAAAAATTATTTTTGCCACAGGACTAAAAGATATCTTACCTGAAATTCCTGGGTTTTCTGAGTCTTGGGGAAAGTCTGTGATCCATTGTCCTTATTGTCACGGTTATGAATATGTGGGAAACAAAACTGGACTTTGGATGAATGAGACAGGAGTATTCGAACATTCTAAATTTCTAAAACACTGGTCAAAAGAATTAACCATTTATACAAACGGTCCTATCCAATTTTCTAAAGAAGAACAAATACAATTGGAAAATGAAAAAGTCCAAATGGTTACAGAAAAAGTAAAGGCTCTCCTTCACAAGGAGGGACAAATTTTTGCCATTCAATTGGATTCAGGAAAAGAAGTTCCAATCGAAGCTTTATACACAAAACTACCGATGGTCCAACATTCTAAGTTACCAGAAGAACTTGGGTGTAACCATCTTCCTAGTGGTCACTTGGAAGTTTCCAATCTTTATGAAACGAGTGTTCCCGGTGTTTATGCTGTGGGAGATATGGCTTCCATGTTTCGATCGGTGGCCCATGCTGTCCATTCAGGAAACATCGCCGGCGCTATGCTCAACCGGTCGATGATCCTCTCCTGA
- a CDS encoding tetratricopeptide repeat protein, whose product MSSSSFQLSLDLAKDHFKVGDLDRAEFHLRSSLELEESEEAYFYLGLVQNALGQWSDALASYYKAVSLNHEYGNPCNEIGVLLLRMGNDKEAVYWLKKSVRCERNDAPHISYFNLATLYKLWNRPERSLQYLHKALSLKKDFSEANELWRELKSDEEAPSN is encoded by the coding sequence TTGTCTTCTAGTTCTTTCCAACTTTCCTTAGATTTAGCAAAAGACCATTTTAAAGTCGGTGACTTAGACCGAGCCGAGTTTCACCTTCGTTCCAGTTTGGAATTGGAAGAATCCGAAGAAGCTTATTTTTACTTAGGATTGGTTCAAAATGCCCTCGGCCAATGGAGTGATGCTCTCGCATCGTACTACAAAGCGGTGAGTTTGAACCATGAATATGGCAATCCATGTAATGAAATCGGAGTTCTTTTGTTACGGATGGGAAATGATAAAGAAGCTGTCTACTGGCTTAAAAAATCGGTTCGTTGTGAACGAAATGATGCTCCTCATATTTCTTATTTTAATCTCGCTACTTTATATAAGTTATGGAACCGTCCAGAAAGATCCTTACAATACCTTCACAAAGCACTTTCTCTAAAAAAAGATTTTTCCGAAGCCAATGAACTTTGGAGAGAACTAAAATCTGACGAGGAAGCTCCTTCGAATTAA
- the dxs gene encoding 1-deoxy-D-xylulose-5-phosphate synthase — MPSYPYLDKIEFPEDLRKITEAELPKVCHDLREYIIDTLSDVGGHFASNLGVVELTVALHYVFQTPQDKIIWDVGHQTYPHKILTGRKKELPTVRKWKGLSGFPKREESEYDLYNTGHAGTSISQALGEACARDLLGKDYKVAAVIGDASIATGMAIEAMNHGGHIKPNMLVILNDNYMSISKNVGSISNYLNRIISSQVYNRGKTAFYSFLKWIPLIGPALQALAHNMETSFKHFMMRPGGLFEDLGFTYFGPIDGHDVNRVVHMLQNLSKIQGPILLHVLTQKGKGYKPAEADPIKYHGVTPFNKESGKMASSDSNKISLSKIVGKTLTDLTDKDKRIAVITPAMIEGSGLREYEEAYPEHTFDVGIAEQHSVAFAGAMTSGGAIPFMCIYSTFLTRAMDQLVEDVSLMNLPVRFVIDRAGIVGPDGETHQGLSDLGYLAGLPNMDIIVPSSAQDIIDSLYFMKDYTEHPIAIRFPKDNGDLRELKFDAPRHVTKAKGRLVSEGKDLLILSIGFMLPIANSVAENLKQQGISVSVVDLFWLRPYDTELVHGQIGKNQRFVILDESYIHAGASGFLLNEIPSDLLGKFLKTFALPPEPIHHGERNQILDHYRLTASQIAEELILSLKK; from the coding sequence ATGCCATCTTACCCTTATCTTGACAAAATTGAATTTCCCGAAGACCTTAGAAAGATAACAGAAGCAGAACTCCCCAAGGTCTGCCATGACCTTCGGGAATACATCATTGACACCCTCTCCGACGTGGGAGGGCACTTCGCCAGCAATTTAGGCGTTGTGGAACTCACAGTAGCCCTTCACTATGTTTTCCAGACCCCCCAGGACAAAATCATCTGGGATGTGGGCCACCAAACCTATCCTCATAAAATCCTTACTGGTCGAAAAAAAGAACTCCCCACCGTTCGAAAATGGAAAGGACTTTCTGGGTTCCCTAAACGAGAAGAATCGGAGTACGATTTATACAACACAGGCCATGCGGGGACTTCTATTTCCCAAGCACTTGGTGAGGCTTGTGCCCGTGATCTACTAGGCAAAGACTATAAAGTTGCTGCAGTGATTGGAGACGCCTCCATTGCTACGGGAATGGCCATTGAAGCCATGAACCATGGCGGCCATATCAAACCGAATATGCTTGTCATTTTGAATGATAACTATATGTCGATTTCCAAAAATGTGGGTTCCATTTCGAATTATTTAAATCGTATCATCTCATCTCAAGTTTATAACAGAGGTAAGACGGCATTTTATAGTTTTTTAAAATGGATCCCGCTCATTGGGCCTGCCTTACAAGCCCTTGCTCATAATATGGAAACCTCGTTTAAACATTTTATGATGCGTCCTGGTGGGCTTTTTGAAGATTTAGGATTCACTTATTTTGGACCGATTGATGGTCATGATGTGAATCGAGTGGTTCATATGCTTCAGAACCTTTCTAAAATCCAAGGCCCAATCCTTTTGCATGTACTAACACAAAAAGGAAAAGGATACAAACCAGCCGAAGCCGATCCCATCAAATACCATGGTGTGACACCGTTTAACAAAGAGTCGGGAAAGATGGCTTCTTCTGATTCCAATAAAATTAGTCTTTCTAAGATTGTTGGAAAAACTCTTACTGACCTTACCGATAAAGACAAACGTATCGCTGTGATTACCCCTGCGATGATTGAAGGTTCAGGGCTTCGGGAATACGAAGAGGCATACCCAGAACATACCTTTGATGTAGGAATTGCCGAACAACATTCCGTAGCATTTGCTGGTGCCATGACAAGTGGTGGTGCCATTCCTTTTATGTGTATTTATTCCACATTCCTGACTCGGGCGATGGACCAACTTGTGGAAGATGTATCCCTTATGAATTTACCGGTTCGGTTTGTGATCGATCGGGCTGGGATTGTGGGTCCTGATGGGGAAACCCACCAAGGTCTTTCGGATCTTGGTTATTTAGCAGGACTTCCCAACATGGATATCATTGTTCCAAGTTCTGCCCAAGATATCATTGATAGTCTTTATTTTATGAAAGACTATACGGAGCATCCAATAGCAATTCGTTTTCCTAAAGATAATGGCGACTTACGCGAGTTAAAGTTTGATGCGCCACGCCATGTCACGAAGGCAAAAGGCCGATTGGTTTCGGAAGGAAAAGACTTACTTATTTTATCTATTGGGTTTATGTTACCGATTGCAAATTCGGTGGCTGAGAATTTAAAACAACAAGGGATCTCGGTTTCTGTTGTGGATCTATTTTGGTTACGCCCTTATGATACAGAACTTGTCCATGGACAAATTGGCAAGAACCAAAGATTTGTCATTTTAGATGAAAGTTATATTCATGCTGGTGCTTCCGGTTTTCTTTTGAATGAGATTCCTTCTGATTTACTTGGTAAGTTTTTAAAGACCTTTGCCTTGCCGCCAGAACCCATCCATCATGGAGAAAGGAACCAAATTTTGGATCATTACCGACTGACTGCTTCGCAAATCGCAGAAGAATTGATTTTGTCTTTGAAAAAATAA